A region of Rhodamnia argentea isolate NSW1041297 chromosome 9, ASM2092103v1, whole genome shotgun sequence DNA encodes the following proteins:
- the LOC115748633 gene encoding mitochondrial adenine nucleotide transporter ADNT1-like isoform X2 — MASEDVKASEKAVSTIVNLAEEAKLAREGVKAPSYAVLSICKSLVAGGVAGGVSRTAVAPLERLKILLQVQNPHSIKYNGTVQGLKYIWRTEGFRGLFKGNGTNCARIVPNSAVKFFSYEQASKGILWLYQQQTGNDAELTPLLRLGAGACAGIIAMSATYPMDMVRGRLTVQTEKSPYQYRGIVHALSTVLREEGPRALYKGWLPSVIGVIPYVGLNFAVYESLKDWLIKTRPFGLVEDSDLSVPTRLACGAAAGTIGQTVAYPLDVIRRRMQMVGWKDAASIVTGDGRAAALEYNGMIDAFRKTVKYEGFGALYKGLVPNSVKVVPSIALAFVTYEVVKDILGVEVRISD, encoded by the exons ATGGCTTCCGAGGACGTGAAGGCGAGCGAGAAGGCGGTGTCGACGATCGTGAATCTCGCGGAGGAGGCGAAGCTGGCCAGAGAAGGCGTGAAGGCCCCCAGCTACGCCGTTCTCAGTATCTGCAAGTCTCTGGTCGCTGGTGGTGTTGCCGGAGGAGT GTCACGCACTGCCGTTGCTCCATTGGAACGGTTGAAGATATTGCTTCAG GTTCAAAATCCCCATAGCATAAAGTACAATGGTACAGTCCAAGGATTAAAATATATATGGAGAACCGAGGGTTTCCGTGGACTGTTCAAAGGCAATGGTACCAATTGTGCTCGTATCGTTCCAAACTCGGCAGTCAAGTTCTTCAGCTATGAGCAAGCTTCCAA GGGAATATTGTGGTTGTATCAACAGCAGACTGGTAATG ATGCTGAACTCACTCCTCTTCTACGTCTTGGAGCTGGGGCATGCGCTGGAATAATTGCAATGTCTGCCACCTACCCCATGGACATGGTACGAGGCAGGCTAACTGTACAG ACAGAGAAGTCCCCTTATCAATATAGAGGAATAGTTCATGCACTGTCAACTGTGCTTCGTGAAGAAGGTCCACGGGCCTTATACAAGGGGTGGCTTCCTTCTGTCATTGGAGTG ATTCCTTATGTAGGTCTTAATTTTGCTGTATATGAGTCTTTGAAGGACTGGTTAATAAAGACCAGACCATTTGGACTCGTGGAGGACTCTGACTTGAGTGTCCCAACAAGGCTTGCCTGTGGAGCTGCTGCAGGAACTATTGGTCAAACTGTGGCTTACCCTCTAGATGTGATACGCAGAAGAATGCAAATGGTGGGGTGGAAGGATGCTGCTTCCATAGTCACAGGTGATGGAAGAGCTGCTGCTCTTGAATACAATGGCATGATTGACGCATTCAGGAAAACTGTGAAGTATGAGGGATTTGGAGCTTTGTACAAGGGTCTGGTTCCAAATTCTGTCAAG GTAGTTCCATCCATAGCCCTTGCATTTGTGACATATGAGGTGGTGAAGGATATATTAGGAGTTGAAGTCAGGATATCAGATTGA
- the LOC115748633 gene encoding mitochondrial adenine nucleotide transporter ADNT1-like isoform X1: MASEDVKASEKAVSTIVNLAEEAKLAREGVKAPSYAVLSICKSLVAGGVAGGVSRTAVAPLERLKILLQVQNPHSIKYNGTVQGLKYIWRTEGFRGLFKGNGTNCARIVPNSAVKFFSYEQASKGILWLYQQQTGNEDAELTPLLRLGAGACAGIIAMSATYPMDMVRGRLTVQTEKSPYQYRGIVHALSTVLREEGPRALYKGWLPSVIGVIPYVGLNFAVYESLKDWLIKTRPFGLVEDSDLSVPTRLACGAAAGTIGQTVAYPLDVIRRRMQMVGWKDAASIVTGDGRAAALEYNGMIDAFRKTVKYEGFGALYKGLVPNSVKVVPSIALAFVTYEVVKDILGVEVRISD; the protein is encoded by the exons ATGGCTTCCGAGGACGTGAAGGCGAGCGAGAAGGCGGTGTCGACGATCGTGAATCTCGCGGAGGAGGCGAAGCTGGCCAGAGAAGGCGTGAAGGCCCCCAGCTACGCCGTTCTCAGTATCTGCAAGTCTCTGGTCGCTGGTGGTGTTGCCGGAGGAGT GTCACGCACTGCCGTTGCTCCATTGGAACGGTTGAAGATATTGCTTCAG GTTCAAAATCCCCATAGCATAAAGTACAATGGTACAGTCCAAGGATTAAAATATATATGGAGAACCGAGGGTTTCCGTGGACTGTTCAAAGGCAATGGTACCAATTGTGCTCGTATCGTTCCAAACTCGGCAGTCAAGTTCTTCAGCTATGAGCAAGCTTCCAA GGGAATATTGTGGTTGTATCAACAGCAGACTGGTAATG AAGATGCTGAACTCACTCCTCTTCTACGTCTTGGAGCTGGGGCATGCGCTGGAATAATTGCAATGTCTGCCACCTACCCCATGGACATGGTACGAGGCAGGCTAACTGTACAG ACAGAGAAGTCCCCTTATCAATATAGAGGAATAGTTCATGCACTGTCAACTGTGCTTCGTGAAGAAGGTCCACGGGCCTTATACAAGGGGTGGCTTCCTTCTGTCATTGGAGTG ATTCCTTATGTAGGTCTTAATTTTGCTGTATATGAGTCTTTGAAGGACTGGTTAATAAAGACCAGACCATTTGGACTCGTGGAGGACTCTGACTTGAGTGTCCCAACAAGGCTTGCCTGTGGAGCTGCTGCAGGAACTATTGGTCAAACTGTGGCTTACCCTCTAGATGTGATACGCAGAAGAATGCAAATGGTGGGGTGGAAGGATGCTGCTTCCATAGTCACAGGTGATGGAAGAGCTGCTGCTCTTGAATACAATGGCATGATTGACGCATTCAGGAAAACTGTGAAGTATGAGGGATTTGGAGCTTTGTACAAGGGTCTGGTTCCAAATTCTGTCAAG GTAGTTCCATCCATAGCCCTTGCATTTGTGACATATGAGGTGGTGAAGGATATATTAGGAGTTGAAGTCAGGATATCAGATTGA
- the LOC115748542 gene encoding jasmonoyl--L-amino acid synthetase JAR4-like: MLEKMEGIDLNRVIEEFEAMTRDAGRVQKETLKRILDENGNCEYLLNLGLDGRTDLESFRACCPIITHKDLEYYIQRIADGDSIPILTGRPITTISLSSGTTQGKPKYVPFNDELLDTTMQIFQTSFAFRNRDYPIEGGKALQFIYSSKQFKTKGGLAAGTATTNLFRSSQYKSTMKAMQSQSCSPDEVIFGPNFHESLYCHLLCGLLYREEVQFVSSTFAHSIVHAFRTFELVWEELCHVIRCGELTSRITAPCIQAAMSKLLKADPALADLIHKKCSGLINWYGLIPELFPNAKYIYGIMTGSMEPYLKKLRHYAGGLPLLSADYGASEGWIGANVNPELPPELATFAVLPNIGYFEFIPLKECTDMLEPKPVGLTEVKVGQEYEILITNSAGFYRYRLGDVVKVVGFHNSTPELQFICRGNLLLTINIDKNTEKDLQLAVEAAANLLAEDKRELVDFTSHVDLSKEPGHYVIFWEINGEASDDRLKECCNCLDRSFVDAGYVSSRKVELIAPLELRVLRRGTFQKILDHFLELGAAVSQFKTPRCVGPSNDAVLQILSGNVVKSYFSSAF; the protein is encoded by the exons ATGTTGGAGAAGATGGAAGGAATCGACCTCAACAGAGTAATAGAAGAATTCGAGGCGATGACCAGAGACGCCGGGAGAGTCCAGAAAGAGACCTTGAAGAGGATCCTAGACGAAAACGGCAACTGTGAGTATTTGCTGAATCTAGGTCTTGATGGCAGAACAGACCTCGAGAGCTTCAGGGCTTGTTGCCCCATTATTACTCACAAGGACTTGGAGTATTACATACAGAGAATTGCTGATGGCGACTCTATCCCTATACTCACAGGAAGACCCATTACAACTATTTCATTAAG TTCTGGTACTACACAAGGAAAGCCGAAATACGTCCCCTTCAATGACGAGTTGCTCGATACTACCATGCAGATTTTTCAGACTTCTTTTGCCTTTAGAAACAG GGACTACCCAATCGAAGGTGGGAAGGCCTTGCAGTTCATATATAGCAGCAAGCAATTCAAAACAAAAGGTGGTCTTGCTGCGGGCACTGCTACCACCAACCTGTTCCGTAGCTCGCAATACAAAAGTACAATGAAGGCAATGCAATCACAGAGTTGCAGCCCTGACGAAGTGATATTTGGTCCCAATTTCCACGAATCCCTGTACTGTCATCTCTTGTGCGGGCTTCTTTATCGTGAAGAGGTACAATTTGTGTCGTCCACGTTTGCTCACAGCATCGTCCATGCATTTCGAACATTTGAGCTAGTTTGGGAGGAACTATGCCACGTGATACGTTGTGGGGAGCTCACCAGCAGAATTACCGCTCCGTGCATCCAGGCAGCTATGTCGAAGTTGCTCAAGGCGGACCCGGCCTTGGCTGATCTGATACACAAGAAGTGCTCGGGATTGATTAACTGGTATGGATTGATACCGGAGCTTTTCCCAAATGCTAAGTACATCTATGGGATCATGACGGGATCAATGGAGCCTTACTTGAAAAAGTTGAGGCACTATGCAGGGGGACTACCTCTGTTAAGTGCTGACTATGGTGCATCTGAAGGGTGGATCGGGGCAAATGTTAATCCAGAGTTACCTCCTGAATTGGCTACTTTTGCCGTTCTCCCTAATATTGGATATTTCGAATTTATCCCCTTAAAAGAGTGTACTGATATGCTTGAGCCGAAGCCGGTGGGTCTAACTGAAGTGAAGGTTGGTCAAGAGTATGAGATACTCATTACCAACTCTGCAG GATTTTACAGATATAGGCTCGGAGACGTAGTGAAGGTGGTGGGCTTTCACAACTCGACCCCGGAACTCCAATTCATATGCAGGGGAAATCTCTTGCTCACCATCAATATCGACAAGAACACAGAGAAGGACTTGCAGCTTGCGGTTGAAGCAGCGGCCAATCTGCTGGCGGAAGATAAACGCGAACTCGTGGATTTCACCAGCCACGTCGATCTATCGAAGGAACCTGGCCACTATGTGATATTCTGGGAAATTAATGGAGAAGCAAGCGACGACAGGTTAAAGGAATGTTGCAATTGCTTGGACCGGTCATTTGTTGATGCGGGCTATGTTAGTTCGCGCAAGGTCGAGTTGATAGCGCCGCTTGAGCTGAGAGTCCTGAGGAGGGGGACCTTCCAAAAAATCCTGGACCATTTCTTAGAACTAGGAGCTGCTGTCAGCCAATTCAAAACCCCAAGATGCGTAGGGCCTTCGAACGATGCTGTCCTGCAGATCTTGTCTGGAAATGTTGTCAAGAGCTACTTTAGTTCCGCTTTTTAA
- the LOC115748596 gene encoding uncharacterized protein LOC115748596 — MEGKEMIRARAEETEVEDGEALKVWDCGSPLYDAFELVSLTQVIERHLMTFPCSRKSNWQDNPARVAPASCAEDANELCKVPSWREIVRKRMWKRLRTSGHGKEDPKELKVGPNHGFSYRIMWAKIVRHKRTETGYLHS, encoded by the coding sequence ATGGAAGGCAAAGAGATGATAAGAGCAAGAGCAGAAGAAACTGAAGTCGAAGATGGGGAAGCATTGAAAGTATGGGACTGCGGGAGCCCCTTGTACGATGCCTTCGAATTGGTGTCACTCACTCAGGTCATAGAGAGACATCTCATGACTTTCCCTTGCAGCCGGAAATCGAATTGGCAAGACAACCCTGCTCGTGTTGCGCCGGCGTCTTGTGCTGAGGATGCGAACGAGTTGTGTAAAGTTCCGTCCTGGCGAGAAATTGTGAGGAAGAGGATGTGGAAGAGGCTCAGAACGAGCGGTCATGGCAAGGAAGACCCGAAGGAGCTGAAAGTTGGTCCTAATCATGGCTTCTCTTATAGGATAATGTGGGCGAAGATCGTTCGACATAAGCGAACCGAAACAGGTTACTTGCATAGTTGA